Proteins from a single region of Gemmatimonadaceae bacterium:
- a CDS encoding GTP-binding protein, producing MGKAKFQRTKPHVNVGTIGHVDHGKTTLTAAITLIQSKKGMAD from the coding sequence ATGGGAAAAGCGAAATTTCAGCGGACGAAGCCGCACGTGAACGTCGGGACGATCGGTCACGTCGATCACGGGAAGACGACACTGACCGCGGCGATCACCTTGATCCAGTCGAAGAAGGGCATGGCCGAC
- the fusA gene encoding elongation factor G — translation MTNTAIPARPEGKGKPNTTDTSGRDTPLDRYRNIGIMAHIDAGKTTTTERILYYTGKSHKIGEVHEGTATMDWMEQEQERGITITSAATTAFWTRNDIEYRINIIDTPGHVDFTVEVERSLRVLDGAVTLLDSVAGVEPQTETVWRQADRYMVPRLIFSNKMDRVGANFDRCLDMIRNRLTRDAYPIQLPVGSGELFTGHIDVIERKQYIFDDATLGKEFEVVDVPDIYKEAVEKARHDVIDAAVNHDDELIGKYLDGVELTNDEIRHALRKATVGGFIVPVLCGASFKNKGVQALLDAVIDYLPSPVEVPAIEGHTPHNDTHKETREVADDAPFSGLAFKIATDPFVGKLTFFRVYSGVLKSGSYVYNSSKDKRERVSRLLQMHANKREEVEEVRAGDIAAAIGLRDTRTGDTMCDDEHPIILEAMKFPMPVIDVAIEPKTKADQDKLAIALQKLAEEDPTFRVHTDEETGQTIISGMGELHLEIIVDRMQREFKVDANIGRPQVAYRETIKKRVEKVEGKFIRQSGGKGQYGHVVINIEPAKHGEGFIFEDKIVGGTIPREFIGPAENGMREALENGVIAGYPMVDVKAELVYGSYHDVDSSEMAFKIAGSMAIKEAVKRANPVILEPIMNVEVVCPNDYMGDILGDLSARRGKIGGMTQRGEAQVIAASVPLSEMFGYSTKLRSQSQGRAVYSMEFSHYAEVPKSKAEEIMNKVKK, via the coding sequence ATGACAAACACTGCCATTCCAGCTCGCCCCGAAGGCAAGGGCAAGCCGAATACAACAGATACATCAGGACGCGATACTCCGCTCGACCGCTATCGGAATATCGGCATCATGGCGCACATCGATGCCGGGAAGACAACCACCACCGAGCGCATCCTCTATTACACCGGCAAGTCGCACAAAATCGGTGAAGTCCACGAAGGCACCGCCACGATGGACTGGATGGAGCAGGAACAGGAGCGCGGAATCACCATCACTTCCGCCGCCACCACCGCCTTCTGGACGCGCAACGACATCGAGTATCGCATCAACATCATCGATACTCCGGGTCACGTTGATTTCACCGTCGAAGTTGAGCGCTCACTTCGCGTGCTCGACGGCGCCGTCACACTTCTCGATTCCGTCGCCGGCGTAGAGCCGCAGACCGAGACCGTCTGGCGCCAGGCCGACCGCTACATGGTCCCGCGCCTCATCTTCTCCAACAAGATGGACCGAGTTGGCGCGAACTTCGATCGTTGCCTTGACATGATCCGCAACCGGCTCACCAGGGATGCGTACCCGATCCAGCTTCCAGTCGGCTCGGGCGAGTTGTTCACAGGCCACATCGACGTCATCGAGCGGAAGCAATACATCTTCGACGACGCCACGCTCGGCAAGGAGTTCGAGGTGGTGGACGTACCCGACATCTATAAGGAAGCGGTAGAGAAGGCGCGGCACGACGTAATCGATGCGGCGGTCAACCACGACGACGAGCTGATCGGCAAGTACCTCGACGGTGTCGAGCTCACGAACGACGAGATCCGACACGCCCTCCGCAAGGCGACCGTCGGCGGATTCATCGTTCCGGTGCTTTGCGGTGCGTCATTCAAGAACAAGGGCGTGCAGGCGCTTCTCGATGCCGTCATCGACTACCTGCCCTCGCCCGTCGAAGTGCCGGCGATCGAAGGTCACACCCCGCACAACGACACGCACAAGGAGACGCGCGAAGTCGCTGACGACGCGCCCTTTTCCGGCCTCGCGTTCAAGATCGCGACCGACCCGTTCGTCGGTAAGCTGACGTTCTTCCGAGTGTATTCGGGCGTCCTCAAGTCCGGCTCCTACGTCTACAACTCGAGCAAGGACAAGCGCGAGCGCGTCAGCCGCCTGCTCCAGATGCACGCCAACAAGCGCGAGGAAGTCGAGGAGGTGCGGGCCGGCGACATCGCGGCCGCCATCGGACTTCGCGACACTCGCACCGGCGACACGATGTGCGACGACGAGCATCCGATCATCCTGGAAGCGATGAAGTTCCCGATGCCGGTCATCGACGTCGCCATCGAGCCGAAGACGAAGGCGGATCAGGACAAGCTCGCGATCGCACTTCAGAAGCTGGCCGAAGAGGATCCGACTTTCCGCGTCCACACGGATGAGGAGACAGGACAGACGATCATCTCGGGAATGGGTGAGCTCCATCTCGAGATCATCGTCGACCGCATGCAGCGTGAGTTCAAGGTCGATGCAAATATCGGCCGGCCGCAGGTTGCTTATCGCGAGACGATCAAGAAGAGAGTTGAGAAGGTCGAAGGAAAATTCATTCGCCAGTCAGGCGGAAAGGGCCAGTACGGTCACGTCGTCATCAACATCGAGCCGGCCAAGCACGGCGAAGGGTTCATCTTCGAGGACAAGATCGTCGGTGGCACAATCCCGCGTGAGTTCATCGGCCCCGCAGAGAACGGAATGCGAGAGGCGCTGGAGAACGGTGTGATCGCGGGCTATCCGATGGTCGACGTAAAGGCCGAGCTGGTCTACGGCTCGTACCACGACGTCGACTCGAGCGAAATGGCGTTCAAGATCGCGGGCTCGATGGCGATCAAGGAAGCAGTAAAGCGCGCCAACCCGGTGATTCTCGAGCCGATTATGAATGTCGAGGTCGTCTGCCCCAACGATTACATGGGCGACATCCTCGGCGACCTGTCAGCGCGGCGCGGAAAGATCGGCGGAATGACCCAGCGCGGAGAAGCGCAGGTGATTGCGGCGAGCGTGCCGCTCTCCGAGATGTTCGGCTACTCCACCAAGCTCCGCTCGCAGTCGCAGGGACGCGCCGTGTACTCGATGGAGTTCAGCCACTATGCGGAAGTACCGAAGTCGAAGGCTGAAGAGATCATGAACAAAGTCAAGAAGTAA
- a CDS encoding Uma2 family endonuclease, with translation MPAAQTEWTVEMVHAIPDDNNRYEVVDGELFVTPAPSWRHGDVIAELHLILADYVKQNSVGHVKLAPQDVVLDHRTLVEPDIFVVPLVEGKKPRVWEDVGKMLLVIEVLSPSTARLDRRVKRERYQRESVPQYWIVDVDARLIERWRPSDDRPEILVERIEWEPAGAPEPLVIELREFFQQALE, from the coding sequence ATGCCTGCAGCACAAACGGAATGGACCGTCGAGATGGTCCACGCGATTCCCGACGACAACAATCGTTACGAGGTGGTGGACGGGGAGTTGTTCGTGACGCCCGCGCCATCGTGGCGACATGGCGACGTGATCGCCGAGCTTCACCTCATTCTTGCTGACTATGTCAAGCAGAATTCAGTCGGTCACGTGAAACTGGCGCCGCAGGACGTTGTTCTGGATCATCGAACGCTCGTCGAGCCGGACATTTTTGTGGTTCCATTGGTCGAGGGAAAGAAACCGCGAGTGTGGGAAGATGTGGGGAAGATGTTGCTAGTTATTGAAGTTCTCTCGCCCAGTACTGCGCGGCTCGATCGTCGCGTAAAGCGCGAGCGGTATCAACGCGAGAGTGTTCCGCAGTATTGGATTGTTGACGTTGACGCGCGTCTCATCGAGCGCTGGCGCCCGAGCGACGACCGTCCGGAGATTCTTGTAGAAAGAATCGAATGGGAGCCTGCCGGTGCGCCCGAGCCGCTTGTGATCGAACTGCGTGAGTTTTTTCAACAAGCTCTGGAATGA
- a CDS encoding nuclear transport factor 2 family protein translates to MMIRMLTLLFLVGGSRTAVAQCSDADKKALEAFDRAWGNASVAGERAFLQNAYADDYMGLSAAGTTTKAQTIDNTMRDAERNRANPQPVAIPPDNFIITCTPNTATITHRNTFISRADGKEETFYNRSIHFLEKRGGRWQAVSSTSNALNDQGALLYMERDWNEAWKRRDVAWFEKNYAANASDVNSRTGELRTRAQEIEAMKADKSVLESLELSDLNVRVDGNAAVVTGVNHVKGRDAQGKPFERRTRFTDTFIKRDGRWLVWATQGTNIPQ, encoded by the coding sequence ATGATGATACGCATGCTGACGTTGCTGTTCCTTGTCGGAGGATCAAGAACCGCGGTCGCGCAATGCAGCGACGCAGACAAGAAGGCACTCGAGGCCTTCGACAGGGCCTGGGGCAATGCGAGTGTCGCGGGCGAGAGAGCCTTCCTGCAGAACGCTTACGCCGATGATTATATGGGCCTGAGCGCTGCTGGCACGACGACCAAGGCTCAGACGATCGATAATACGATGAGGGACGCCGAGCGGAACAGAGCGAATCCGCAGCCCGTCGCCATCCCACCGGACAACTTCATCATCACCTGCACTCCCAATACTGCGACAATCACGCACCGGAATACCTTCATCTCGCGCGCAGACGGGAAAGAGGAGACTTTCTACAACCGCAGCATTCACTTCCTTGAAAAGCGCGGCGGACGCTGGCAGGCCGTGAGCAGCACATCAAATGCGCTCAACGATCAGGGCGCGCTGCTCTATATGGAGCGCGACTGGAACGAGGCCTGGAAGCGGCGCGACGTGGCGTGGTTCGAGAAGAACTATGCAGCCAACGCCAGCGACGTGAACAGCCGAACGGGCGAGCTACGCACCAGGGCGCAGGAGATCGAGGCCATGAAGGCCGACAAAAGTGTTCTGGAGTCGCTCGAGTTGTCCGATCTGAATGTTCGCGTCGACGGGAACGCGGCCGTTGTCACTGGCGTCAATCACGTCAAGGGACGTGACGCGCAAGGCAAGCCATTCGAGCGTCGTACGCGCTTTACCGACACCTTCATCAAGCGAGACGGACGGTGGCTGGTATGGGCTACGCAGGGGACCAACATTCCCCAGTAA